AGCGGTATTGAAACAGGTAAAAAAGAACACGCCTTATCGTTAATAGTACGGCTACTCAATCGCCGTGTAGGTAATGTTGATGACACAATAGTTAACCGTCTACGTGGGTTATCAGTTGAAGAGTTGGATACATTAGGTGAGGCATTACTAGATTTTACTTCGATGGCTGATTTAACTAATTGGTTGGAGCAACAGTAGTTTCATAGTAGTAAATTTGCGTGGCATAAATCTTTTTTTGTAATTATAGAACGTTTGGTACAGTTTTTTGAGAATGTTGCTAAGCTTTTCCCCTCTCCCTTTGGGAGAGGGAAATAAATGGGACAGAGAAATATATGAGAGCGGGTAGAGGGTAGGTAACTGTCACTTAATTACTACCCACATTTACTCAATGCTAGCCTTTTTGAAGAGGTTCGTTTACCTCGTTAACATGAGGGTCAAACTAGATTCTGAACAAACCTTAATATTTCTTAACGGATGTCACGTTGACTTTCAGAGGGCGATTGATTTATAGTTACCTCTTAACTAAGACTAGCGAGAAACGCTTTGCAGATTTTGGGTCAAACCAAGTACTCGCAAACACGTCTTTGCATACAAGTCAAGGTTTTATAGCAATACGAATGTAAGCATTGGTATTGTAGACATTTACCCAATCTAACAGGTTCTACTGGCGACAGCTTGGTGAACACCGGGAATCAAGAGATTCTCAAAGCTTCAGCACAGGCACGGGAGTATAACCCCTGTCAGTTTGTGAAGGTGTGAATCCTTCAGGGGAGGAGGAGTTGACCGCTATTCCTCCGGTTTGACCAGATTTATCCACTTGTGGGTAAGTTTGGGTAGACATTTGCGAGCGGTATTGAATTTTGACTCCCTTCTCCCTAAGGGAGAAGGGTTGGGGATGAGGGTAATTCATTGATTGAGGATTCTCCTACAGTCCTACCATAGGAATGTAACCTGGTAGCTGCTTGACTCGTTCTATCCAACTCAGAACGTGTTGATAAGGTTCAAGTGAAATTTTGCCATCAGGTGCTAGAGCAACATAGGGGAAAACTGCTATATCTGCAATCGTCGGGCGATCGCATTCCAACCATTGGCGTTCTGCGCTCCGCTCAGTAGCGAAGCGATCGCTCAAATGTTGATTCAGCTGTGTGAGAATAAATTCTGCTTTTTGGTTTGCCCAGTCAATATTGACATAAGTAGCATTGAACAGGTAGTACCGACGAGCGAATTCCGGTCCCTGACGGATTTCACCTGCGGCTGTTGACAGCCAACGCACAACTCGACTAAGTGCTACAGCATCAAGTGGTAACCATTGTTCGCCACCATACTGGCGAGCTAAGTACACCAGTATTGCTTGAGCATCTGCAAGCGTAGTATCTCCATCTACAAGAACGGGAACTTGACCAAAGGGATTGATGGCAAGAAATTCAGAAGACTTGTGTTCTCCCTTCATCAAATCAACTTTAATCCATTCATACTCAATGTTTAAAAGCGATAGCAAAAGCCTTGGTTTGTAGCTGTTACCAGATAATTCGTGACCGTAAAGCTTAATCATGAGTTGATCCTTTTTTGTACCAATCGTTCGGTCTATGATTAATGTACCAATCGTTCGGTATAATGTCAAGAGGTCAATTTTTTATTCCCACATAAATGGCAAAAGACACTTACATTCCCTGTTTGCTGCAATTATTTCGACAATATGGCTACGATGGCGCAACCCTGTCCAAAATTTCTCAAGCAACAGGGCTGGGGAAAGCCAGCCTTTACCATCACTTCCCTGGGGGTAAAGATGAAATGATGACGGCTGTGTTAGATTTTCTCAATAGCTGGTTTGAGCAACACATCTTAAAGGCACTTCATTCAGAAGGAGATGCACTGACTCGATTGTGTAGGATGTGCGATCGCGTCCTGGAGCTATATGAAGGTGGGAAACAACCCTGCTTGACAGCCATAATATTGATGGGGTCATCACGAGATGTGTTTCATGTCAAGGTGCAAACAGTCTTGCGTGCGTGGATTGATGCGATCGCAAATGTTTTGATAGAAGCAGGATTAAAAGAATCTCTGGCAAAAGAACGAGCGGAAAATGCCCTCATAGCGATTCAAGGAGCTTTAATTGTGGCTCATGGGTTAGACGATCTAACTCCCTTTGAGCGTGTTGTAAAACAATTACCGCAGGAACTTTGCTCTTAAGTTGTGGTACGTTCGCCCTATTTCTTTCCTCTTAGGGCATTGATTCCTCTTCGACGCTAAAAATCAGCGAACGTACAGTTTTTACTATTTTTTCAACTTATTTTAAGCTTTGGAGTGATTTTGCATAGACATCAGTAATAGGAACAGCGTGTTAACGGCTCCAATTCCTCCAGAATGTCAATAAACCATCGCTAGTCGGCGGCGGTGCTCATTGATTATAGCGAGATCGCTTATTTTACTAAGTATAGTGTTGTTGCAAGAGCGATTGCAGCTTACTCCAATCGTTCCAATAGTCTAAAATTCTTTGCTTTGATGCTCAGTTTGTAGAAGTTAACCTTCATGACTGTTTAAATTATTGGGTAGTTCACATTGCCAATCCAAAATCTAAAATCTAAAATCTAAAATTCTATTGGGGATGATAATGTAACCTGTAGTGCGATCGCCTAGTGCTAGGTTGCGTTGTTCTCCCCAATACCACCAGTAAGCTGCGACGTAGGCACATATAAGGCTATCTAGTTTGTCTTCTGCTTCTTTGAGGGCTGCGCCTGTTGTGGGAATTTCTGAAAGAAATGAACCGCAGAGTCGCAGAGGACACAGAGGAGGATGGAGAGAGGGGAAAATTTTGGTGATGTAATTATGGAGTTTGGTGAGTTCTGCGCGGCGCTCGTTGAGGCGTCCTTTTTTGTATTTGAGGATGCGTTCTAAGCCGAAGAGATGGACGATTGCTGGATGGGGAAATACTTCGATTTGATATCTTCCTGGTTTTTGTGGTTCTATAGTTGGAGCGTGGTTAAAACCACAGGCTTCTAGTTCTAGTCCAAAGTTTACTGTTCGCTCTGCAAAGGGTAGGCTAAGATTTGCTGGGTAGCATCCTGTAATCATCTAAAATACTCCAAAAGCTTGTTTTGTTGGTACTTTTTAACCCTTTTTCAACTGCTTTAGCGCAGTATTTACAAGCTACGGAAGATTCTAGAACATTAATTGTGCTGACTTACTTAGCTATATTTGTGTAGTTGATTTCTTTGTATTGTGTGTTATGGGAATGTGACGAAAAATCAA
This genomic interval from Scytonema hofmannii PCC 7110 contains the following:
- a CDS encoding glutathione S-transferase family protein — its product is MIKLYGHELSGNSYKPRLLLSLLNIEYEWIKVDLMKGEHKSSEFLAINPFGQVPVLVDGDTTLADAQAILVYLARQYGGEQWLPLDAVALSRVVRWLSTAAGEIRQGPEFARRYYLFNATYVNIDWANQKAEFILTQLNQHLSDRFATERSAERQWLECDRPTIADIAVFPYVALAPDGKISLEPYQHVLSWIERVKQLPGYIPMVGL
- a CDS encoding TetR/AcrR family transcriptional regulator — protein: MAKDTYIPCLLQLFRQYGYDGATLSKISQATGLGKASLYHHFPGGKDEMMTAVLDFLNSWFEQHILKALHSEGDALTRLCRMCDRVLELYEGGKQPCLTAIILMGSSRDVFHVKVQTVLRAWIDAIANVLIEAGLKESLAKERAENALIAIQGALIVAHGLDDLTPFERVVKQLPQELCS